The Panicum virgatum strain AP13 chromosome 5K, P.virgatum_v5, whole genome shotgun sequence genome has a window encoding:
- the LOC120709132 gene encoding E3 ubiquitin-protein ligase At3g02290-like: protein MGGFCCCLSTEDFEEYVHPSNPIYRQCMSLRHLFHNIFGGYTATFQRLESRPSNPAQGTALLGSANPSASINDSSLAETYHLVSRPPPYDTDPRYARVQREGLVSRREKSINLAQEESVALRRNGSSSGIEHLAAQKKRSSTENEGEYKVHRSESMKSLSAKSYSSNYAVVGSEDEDVCPTCLEEYTPDNLKIITKCCHHFHLGCIYEWMERSDTCPICCKEMEFYESP, encoded by the exons ATGGGTGGATTCTGCTGCTGCCTCAGTACTGAAGATTTTGAGGAATATGTCCATCCCAGCAACCCTATCTATAGGCAATGCATGTCATTAAGGCATTTGTTCCACAACATTTTTGGCGGG TATACTGCAACATTCCAGAGGCTTGAATCTAGGCCAAGTAACCCAGCCCAAGGGACTGCTCTGCTGGGATCCGCTAATCCAAGTGCTAGCATAAATGACAGTTCGCTAGCTGAAACTTATCACCTTGTTTCTAGACCACCCCCCTATGATACTGATCCCAGATATGCCCGTGTTCAAAGAGAGGGACTGGTATCAAGGCGTGAGAAGTCTATAAATCTCGCACAAGAAGAGTCAGTAGCCCTTAGACGCAATGGCAGCAGCTCTGGTATTGAGCATTTAGCTGCTCAGAAGAAACGCAGCAGTACTGAAAATGAGGGTGAATATAAGGTCCATCGTTCCGAATCGATGAAGAGTTTGTCTGCAAAATCTTATAGTAGCAACTATGCGGTTGTCGGTTCAGAAGATGAGGATGTGTGCCCTACTTGTCTGGAAG AATATACCCCCGACAATCTGAAAATTATAACTAAATGCTGTCACCATTTTCATCTTGGTTGTATTTATGAATGGATGGAGAGAAGTGATACATGTCCAATTTGTTGCAAG GAAATGGAGTTTTACGAGAGCCCATGA
- the LOC120710818 gene encoding protein TIFY 9-like isoform X3, which translates to MDMAKNGRPSAEHTPVRAPNSPSSPQVLAAGSSPPPPRTKMGSSSGDFFLASRTTATKPLTMFYNGGVAVFHLPQDKAEDLMKMAAAEGGGDGRPGPLRPNHGEELLSKMRQEMPIASKRSLQRFFQKRKESRMFRP; encoded by the exons ATGGATATGGCCAAGAACGGGCGCCCATCAGCTGAGCACACGCCGGTGCGCGCCCCCAATTCCCCCTCCTCGCCTCAAG TACTCGCCGCgggatcctcgccgccgccgccgaggacgaaGATGGGAAGCTCCTCCGGCGACTTCTTCTTGGCCAGCAG GACGACGGCGACGAAGCCTCTGACGATGTTCTACAACGGCGGCGTCGCCGTGTTCCATCTCCCCCAAGATAAG GCGGAGGATCTCAtgaagatggcggcggccgagggAGGCGGGGACGGCCGCCCCGGTCCCCTCCGGCCGAACCACGGCGAGGAGTTGTTGTCCAAGATGAGACAAG AGATGCCCATTGCAAGCAAGAGATCTTTGCAGCGGTTCTTCCAGAAGCGCAAGGAGAG CAGGATGTTCAGGCCCTGA
- the LOC120710818 gene encoding protein TIFY 9-like isoform X2, whose product MDMAKNGRPSAEHTPVRAPNSPSSPQVLAAGSSPPPPRTKMGSSSGDFFLASSANARTTATKPLTMFYNGGVAVFHLPQDKAEDLMKMAAAEGGGDGRPGPLRPNHGEELLSKMRQEMPIASKRSLQRFFQKRKERMFRP is encoded by the exons ATGGATATGGCCAAGAACGGGCGCCCATCAGCTGAGCACACGCCGGTGCGCGCCCCCAATTCCCCCTCCTCGCCTCAAG TACTCGCCGCgggatcctcgccgccgccgccgaggacgaaGATGGGAAGCTCCTCCGGCGACTTCTTCTTGGCCAGCAG cgccaACGCCAGGACGACGGCGACGAAGCCTCTGACGATGTTCTACAACGGCGGCGTCGCCGTGTTCCATCTCCCCCAAGATAAG GCGGAGGATCTCAtgaagatggcggcggccgagggAGGCGGGGACGGCCGCCCCGGTCCCCTCCGGCCGAACCACGGCGAGGAGTTGTTGTCCAAGATGAGACAAG AGATGCCCATTGCAAGCAAGAGATCTTTGCAGCGGTTCTTCCAGAAGCGCAAGGAGAG GATGTTCAGGCCCTGA
- the LOC120709130 gene encoding ubiquitin-conjugating enzyme E2 27-like has protein sequence MVDVSRVQKELTECNRDREVSGVSIALHDGANISHLTGTIAGPADSPYEGGTFVIDIRLPGGYPFEPPKMQFVTKVWHPNISSQNGAICLDILKDQWSPALTLKTALLSLQALLSSPAPDDPQDAVVAQQYLRDYPTFAATARYWTEAFAKSTSTGMEEKVQKLVEMGFPEDLVRSTLKSVDGDENMALEKLCSG, from the exons atggTGGACGTCTCGCGCGTGCAGAAGGAGCTCACCGAGTGCAACCGCGACCGGGAGGTCTCGGGCGTCTCCATCGCGCTGCACGACGGCGCCAACATCTCCCACCTCACCGGCACCATCGCCGGGCCCGCCGACAGCCCCTACGAGGGCGGCACCTTCGTCATCGACATCCGCCTACCCG GTGGATATCCCTTTGAACCTCCAAAGATGCAGTTCGTCACTAAAGTATG GCATCCTAACATCAGCAGCCAAAACGGAGCAATTTGCTTGGACATTCTGAAAGATCAGTGGAGCCCAGCTCTTACTCTGAAGACTGCGTTGCTTTCTCTTCAAGCTCTGCTTTCTTCTCCTGCACCTGATGATCCTCAGGATGCTGTCGTTGCACAACag TACCTGCGTGATTATCCAACATTCGCTGCTACAGCTCGCTACTGGACAGAGGCCTTCGCAAAGAGCACGTCCACTGGCATGGAAGAGAAG GTGCAGAAGCTGGTTGAGATGGGCTTCCCAGAGGATCTGGTGAGAAGTACCCTGAAGAGTGTCGATGGTGATGAGAACATGGCTCTCGAAAAGCTCTGCTCTGGCTGA
- the LOC120709131 gene encoding transaldolase-like, whose amino-acid sequence MTGTVSKLAAPRPAAALLPPASLRSAALAFAPSPRRFRVSIAGRARSPVIAMASAKEGNGAPTKKTALHDLYELQGLSPWYDNLCRPVTDLLPLIASGVRGVTSNPTIFQKAISSSSAYDDQFKQLITAGKDAESAYWELVIKDIQDACKLFEPIYNETDGADGYVSVEVSPRLANDTQGTVEAAKWLHKVVNRPNVYIKIPATAECVPSIREVISDGISVNVTLIFSIVRYEAVIDAYLDGLEASGLSDLSRVTSVASFFVSRVDTLVDKMLEKIGTPEALALRGKAAVAQAKLANQLYQKKFSGPRWEALAKKGAKKQRLLWASTGVKNPAYPDTLYVDSLIGPDTVNTMPDQALHAFIDHGTVSRTVDANVSEAEGVYSALEKLGIDWDEVGKQLELEGVDSFKKSFDSLLVSLQEKGNSLKTASV is encoded by the exons ATGACCGGCACAGTGTCCAAGCTGGCggcgccccggccggcggcggcgctgctcccgccggcgtccctccgctccgccgccctcGCCTTCGCCCCCTCCCCGCGCCGGTTCCGCGTCTCCATCGCCGGCCGCGCCAGGAGCCCCGTCAT TGCGATGGCTTCTGCCAAGGAAGGGAATGGTGCTCCGACCAAGAAGACCGCACTTCACGATCTCTATGAGCTCCAGGGCCTGTCACCATGGTACGACAACCTCTGCAGGCCTGTCACTGACTTGCTGCCCCTTATCGCCAGTGGTGTTCGCGGAGTCACCAGCAACCCTACG ATTTTCCAGAAAGCCATTTCATCATCAAGCGCATATGATGATCAATTCAAGCAGCTCATTACAGCTGGAAAGGATGCAGAGAGTGCTTACTGGGAACTCGTTATAAAGGATATCCAAGATGCGTGCAAACTTTTTGAGCCTATCTACAACGAGACAGATGGTGCTGATGGGTATGTCTCTGTGGAGGTGTCTCCTAGGTTGGCAAATGACACTCAAGGAACAGTTGAGGCTGCAAAGTGGTTGCACAAAGTGGTCAACCGCCCCAATGTCTACATAAAGATCCCTGCTACTGCAGAATGTGTTCCTTCTATCCGGGAAGTCATCTCTGATGGCATTAGCGTCAACGTCACA CTTATTTTCTCTATTGTAAGATATGAGGCTGTGATTGATGCTTACCTTGATGGGCTGGAGGCATCGGGTTTGAGTGACTTATCTCGAGTTACCAGTGTTGCGTCCTTCTTTGTCAGCCGAGTTGACACCCTTGTTGACAAAATGCTCGAAAAGATTGGAACACCTGAGGCGCTTGCCCTTAGAGGAAAG GCTGCTGTAGCACAGGCAAAATTAGCAAATCAGCTCTACCAGAAGAAATTCTCTGGCCCAAGATGGGAAGCTTTGGCTAAGAAAGGTGCCAAGAAACAGAGGTTGTTGTGGGCATCAACTGGCGTCAAGAACCCTGCTTATCCTGACACCCTTTATGTGGACAGTCTGATTGGACCTGACACG GTCAACACGATGCCCGACCAAGCGTTGCATGCATTCATAGACCACGGCACTGTTTCAAGGACAGTTGATGCGAATGTGTCGGAGGCAGAAGGTGTATACAGTGCCCTGGAGAAGCTTGGCATCGACTGGGATGAGGTGGGGAAGCAGCTTGAGCTGGAAGGAGTAGACTCGTTCAAGAAGAGCTTTGACAGCCTACTTGTGAGTCTTCAGGAGAAGGGCAACAGCCTCAAGACGGCAAGTGTGTAA
- the LOC120710818 gene encoding protein TIFY 9-like isoform X1, giving the protein MDMAKNGRPSAEHTPVRAPNSPSSPQVLAAGSSPPPPRTKMGSSSGDFFLASSANARTTATKPLTMFYNGGVAVFHLPQDKAEDLMKMAAAEGGGDGRPGPLRPNHGEELLSKMRQEMPIASKRSLQRFFQKRKESRMFRP; this is encoded by the exons ATGGATATGGCCAAGAACGGGCGCCCATCAGCTGAGCACACGCCGGTGCGCGCCCCCAATTCCCCCTCCTCGCCTCAAG TACTCGCCGCgggatcctcgccgccgccgccgaggacgaaGATGGGAAGCTCCTCCGGCGACTTCTTCTTGGCCAGCAG cgccaACGCCAGGACGACGGCGACGAAGCCTCTGACGATGTTCTACAACGGCGGCGTCGCCGTGTTCCATCTCCCCCAAGATAAG GCGGAGGATCTCAtgaagatggcggcggccgagggAGGCGGGGACGGCCGCCCCGGTCCCCTCCGGCCGAACCACGGCGAGGAGTTGTTGTCCAAGATGAGACAAG AGATGCCCATTGCAAGCAAGAGATCTTTGCAGCGGTTCTTCCAGAAGCGCAAGGAGAG CAGGATGTTCAGGCCCTGA